One segment of Vagococcus martis DNA contains the following:
- a CDS encoding YlbF family regulator, whose product MSNNIYDSANQIEREIRQMDEFLALSSAFDAVKADQEAFELFKAFQELQMTLQQKQMQGEEFSDEDAQKAQEMAEKVQGEALIQDLMQKEQAFSMIVNDLNRIIMQPVQDLYTLD is encoded by the coding sequence ATGTCAAATAATATTTATGATAGTGCCAATCAAATCGAACGTGAAATTCGTCAAATGGATGAATTTTTAGCTTTAAGTAGTGCTTTTGATGCAGTAAAAGCTGATCAAGAAGCATTTGAATTATTTAAGGCATTTCAAGAACTACAAATGACCTTACAACAAAAACAAATGCAAGGTGAAGAATTTTCTGACGAAGATGCTCAAAAAGCACAAGAAATGGCAGAAAAAGTTCAAGGTGAAGCATTAATCCAAGATTTAATGCAAAAAGAACAAGCTTTTAGTATGATTGTTAATGACTTAAACCGCATCATTATGCAACCAGTTCAAGATTTATATACGTTAGATTAA
- a CDS encoding metallophosphoesterase family protein, whose protein sequence is MKFIHMADLHIDQPFSGITTEDVAFQKEIQQINYQVFEAIIDLCIKKSVDFLLVVGDTFHQATSSIYTQKFIMDQFKKLEEHHITVVMSFGNHDYYTKSRYWFDWPENVVLFDKEEVTTKVLTLKNGQSVSISGFSYEHQWITDQKALEFPERSTETDYHIGFYHGEIGQEGKYAPFSLSQLKSTYDYWGLGHIHKSEELMEKPLTIYPGTPQGHTRKERDTKGVSFVEISGSSVSQRFIDVSKATWVQQDISLKETTRAEQLAKIEKEIIAARYMKEVTLLVVKLSPSSEEGISELLLHKEEILSYLQRQLLRKTSYYIWLVDIVIEPIKSNQLIMGFEASLIDDLSQHFLQRNEFFSVAKDIVQQPIVGTNIIFDEEDIQRIVEESSQLVKDKMIFKNGVGQ, encoded by the coding sequence ATGAAATTTATTCATATGGCAGATTTACATATAGATCAACCTTTTTCTGGGATTACTACAGAAGATGTAGCGTTCCAAAAAGAGATACAACAAATAAATTATCAAGTATTTGAAGCAATTATTGATTTGTGTATTAAAAAGTCAGTGGATTTTTTATTAGTGGTAGGTGATACGTTTCATCAAGCAACATCATCAATCTATACACAAAAATTTATTATGGACCAGTTTAAAAAATTAGAAGAGCATCACATTACAGTGGTGATGTCTTTTGGCAACCATGATTACTATACTAAGAGTCGTTACTGGTTTGACTGGCCAGAAAATGTCGTACTTTTTGACAAAGAAGAAGTAACGACAAAAGTACTGACTTTAAAGAACGGTCAAAGTGTTTCGATTAGTGGGTTTTCTTATGAACATCAGTGGATTACTGACCAAAAAGCGTTGGAATTTCCTGAGAGAAGTACTGAAACGGATTATCATATTGGTTTTTATCATGGCGAAATTGGACAAGAAGGTAAGTACGCACCGTTTTCTTTATCACAATTAAAATCAACATATGATTATTGGGGATTGGGGCATATTCATAAGAGTGAAGAATTAATGGAAAAACCATTAACAATTTATCCTGGAACACCTCAAGGACATACAAGAAAAGAACGAGACACTAAAGGTGTTAGTTTTGTTGAGATTAGTGGATCAAGTGTTTCTCAACGTTTTATTGATGTGAGTAAAGCAACATGGGTACAACAAGATATCTCATTAAAAGAAACAACAAGAGCAGAACAATTAGCAAAAATAGAAAAAGAAATTATAGCAGCTAGATACATGAAAGAAGTCACGTTATTAGTTGTAAAGCTAAGCCCATCATCAGAAGAGGGCATTAGTGAATTATTATTACACAAAGAAGAAATACTAAGCTACTTACAACGTCAACTACTACGCAAAACATCGTATTATATTTGGTTAGTAGATATTGTGATTGAACCAATTAAATCAAATCAATTAATTATGGGCTTTGAAGCGAGTTTAATTGATGATTTGTCTCAGCATTTTCTACAACGAAATGAGTTTTTTTCAGTCGCTAAGGACATTGTCCAACAGCCAATTGTGGGGACTAATATAATATTTGATGAAGAAGACATTCAGCGGATTGTTGAAGAAAGTAGTCAGTTAGTAAAAGATAAAATGATTTTTAAAAATGGAGTAGGCCAATGA
- a CDS encoding AAA family ATPase — MKIRRLYINGFGKFNNQVFNLKEDNQLIFGDNESGKSTLYHFIRTILFGFPKKRDMVRDFTPVEGATYGGHIIVDHPIHGELYIERFKEKNKGQAYVRLEDGRVGDEHLLISLITPLTKEVFDEVFSFQQEQLTDLNELNEVRLQRLLLTVGLTGSERLTAISNDFLKDRQQIYKPSGRIPLLNQQLKEFNRLEQSIRLVEEQENTYRTKWNRRLELEKLLEKEKKELEDSMSLEKTLLEQQKYFPLYTEWQTLNQETGGSSTEQAPKTTVKSVSEALQEYKFLTKKETELLENQSDIIKDITPAVQFYLENQELFDQLLDDQLSVQSISERQEVLQQQLEAYTSSKKELYDKYRLSNALLDVVIEDKEEESLKELAEAEEELLRKQVILSNEKSRLSIRQRNLDKELSKSENQLSIPSMSHSEDGEIDEAPFFDSFTIKMFSGLSLAIAVMMLLLAIVLGLSWLYVIVAAFVGLGVFGFIKANKVPKYHPVTPEEAKSIYKQQLNEADQLADELNDLEKNLASFNEQEALVKKQKEQWVTAYGFPIDETVSMWLTTLPVFSQLRDIQKNEQEMTLQLATIDKAITSYKESLSFAKDWIPLEGKNIRESFKEVKKFTDTQKEAINRLEGSETNNIQSELASIRHQKSACQTLINDLTNQHKSTPIDVAKEWLNRQEQLDQNANRMDELENQLENVFDLSNNYNLLSINKSLMKLKADQDELKDQEKAYQTEWQQIDYDMKQMEKNGSLDDLRQERATQLSKIEEMTEQWLTLRFSEELVQRLFQYLSDQQLPTLLGTVTGYFNLLTNKTYHKVLVDDGQLIIVDNHQRQWKIDQLSTGTKDQLYMAFRLAFIHLHSEDYGSPIIIDDGWLHFDDTRKATLFKLLDMLGKDNQVICLTSDTTMRDYFETKDQSVLVIGEEETA; from the coding sequence ATGAAAATAAGACGATTATATATAAATGGATTTGGAAAATTTAATAATCAAGTCTTCAATCTTAAGGAAGATAATCAGCTCATTTTTGGTGACAATGAATCTGGAAAATCTACGCTTTATCATTTCATTCGCACGATTTTATTTGGGTTTCCTAAGAAAAGAGACATGGTACGTGATTTCACTCCAGTAGAAGGTGCAACGTATGGTGGTCATATTATTGTGGATCATCCTATTCATGGGGAGTTATATATCGAACGTTTCAAAGAAAAGAATAAAGGTCAAGCATACGTTAGATTAGAGGATGGTCGAGTAGGTGATGAGCACTTATTGATATCGTTGATAACACCACTAACGAAAGAAGTGTTTGATGAAGTATTCAGTTTTCAACAAGAACAACTGACTGATCTAAATGAGTTGAATGAAGTAAGATTACAGCGTTTGCTCCTAACGGTTGGCTTGACAGGCAGTGAAAGGCTAACAGCTATTTCAAATGATTTTTTAAAGGATAGACAACAAATTTATAAGCCATCAGGTAGAATTCCTTTATTAAATCAACAATTGAAAGAGTTTAATCGCTTAGAACAAAGTATTAGATTGGTTGAGGAACAGGAAAATACTTATCGTACTAAATGGAATCGACGACTTGAGTTAGAAAAACTATTAGAAAAAGAGAAAAAAGAGCTTGAAGATAGTATGTCTCTTGAAAAAACATTACTAGAGCAACAAAAATATTTCCCACTTTATACTGAATGGCAAACGCTAAATCAAGAAACAGGTGGAAGTAGCACAGAACAAGCACCAAAAACGACAGTTAAAAGTGTGTCTGAAGCGTTACAAGAATATAAATTCTTAACGAAAAAAGAAACTGAATTATTAGAAAATCAAAGTGATATCATTAAAGATATCACGCCAGCTGTCCAATTTTATCTTGAAAATCAAGAATTATTTGACCAATTGTTAGATGATCAATTAAGTGTTCAATCTATCAGTGAGCGTCAAGAAGTGTTGCAACAACAGTTGGAGGCTTACACATCTAGTAAAAAAGAGTTGTACGATAAGTATCGTTTGTCAAATGCCTTACTTGATGTTGTGATTGAAGATAAAGAAGAAGAGTCGTTAAAAGAGCTAGCTGAAGCAGAGGAAGAGTTACTTAGAAAACAAGTCATTTTATCTAATGAAAAAAGTCGCTTGTCAATTAGACAACGAAATCTAGATAAAGAATTATCTAAATCAGAAAATCAGTTATCTATTCCATCAATGAGTCACTCAGAAGATGGTGAGATAGATGAGGCACCATTCTTTGATTCATTTACAATCAAAATGTTTTCTGGTTTGTCACTTGCGATTGCAGTCATGATGTTATTGTTGGCCATTGTTTTAGGCTTGTCATGGTTGTACGTTATTGTAGCAGCATTTGTTGGTTTAGGTGTGTTTGGGTTTATTAAAGCAAATAAAGTACCCAAATATCATCCTGTAACACCTGAAGAGGCTAAGTCTATATATAAACAGCAACTAAATGAAGCCGATCAATTGGCTGATGAGCTAAATGATTTAGAAAAAAACTTAGCAAGTTTCAATGAACAAGAAGCGTTAGTAAAAAAACAAAAAGAACAATGGGTGACAGCTTATGGTTTCCCTATAGATGAAACGGTATCAATGTGGTTAACGACTTTACCCGTTTTTAGTCAATTACGTGATATCCAAAAAAATGAGCAAGAGATGACATTACAACTTGCAACAATTGATAAAGCCATTACGTCATATAAAGAGTCTCTTTCATTTGCCAAAGATTGGATTCCTTTAGAAGGTAAAAACATACGTGAGAGCTTTAAAGAAGTCAAAAAATTTACGGATACACAAAAAGAAGCCATCAATCGTTTGGAAGGTAGCGAAACAAATAACATCCAAAGTGAATTAGCTTCTATCAGACATCAAAAATCAGCTTGCCAAACATTGATTAATGACTTAACTAATCAGCATAAATCAACACCAATTGATGTAGCAAAAGAATGGTTAAATCGTCAAGAGCAGTTGGATCAAAATGCCAATCGTATGGATGAATTAGAAAATCAATTAGAGAATGTATTTGATTTGTCTAATAATTATAACTTATTGTCAATTAATAAAAGTTTAATGAAATTAAAAGCAGACCAAGATGAGCTTAAAGATCAAGAAAAGGCTTATCAAACAGAGTGGCAACAGATTGATTATGATATGAAACAAATGGAAAAAAATGGCTCATTGGATGATTTACGTCAAGAGCGAGCAACTCAATTATCTAAGATTGAAGAAATGACCGAACAGTGGTTAACGCTACGTTTTTCTGAAGAATTAGTTCAACGTTTATTCCAATATTTATCGGATCAACAGCTTCCAACACTTTTAGGTACTGTCACAGGTTACTTCAATTTACTAACTAATAAAACGTATCACAAAGTGCTAGTTGATGATGGTCAACTCATTATTGTAGACAATCATCAAAGACAGTGGAAAATCGACCAATTATCGACAGGAACAAAAGATCAGTTGTATATGGCCTTTCGTTTAGCCTTTATCCACTTGCATAGTGAAGATTATGGCTCACCGATTATTATTGATGATGGTTGGTTGCACTTTGATGATACACGTAAAGCCACACTGTTTAAGTTATTAGATATGTTAGGTAAAGACAACCAGGTAATTTGTTTAACGTCTGATACAACCATGAGGGATTATTTTGAAACAAAAGATCAGTCTGTATTGGTTATTGGAGAGGAAGAGACAGCATGA
- a CDS encoding 3'-5' exoribonuclease YhaM family protein, producing the protein MKKLRELVVDETFETFVLLKTADVRIARNGKKFIAFTFQDNSGTIDGKYWGASDEDIATFTTGNVVLLNGKRELYQNMPQVKIMHLRLAKEGEPTDPSLYMEKAPIDIDEMKQEFNDYLLDITQAKWHRIVRHIFSKYQKEFFEYPAAKRNHHAFAGGLAFHTLTMLRLAKSVANEYSELNPSLLYAGVMLHDLGKVHELSGPVATEYTLAGNLLGHIVMIDEEITKACIELNIPELDEEVLVLKHVVLAHHGLLEYGSPVRPKIMEAEVLHHLDNLDASIQMMLGSLKQINPGEYTERIFGLDNRNFYLPNI; encoded by the coding sequence ATGAAAAAATTGAGAGAATTAGTGGTAGATGAAACGTTTGAAACATTTGTTTTACTCAAAACGGCTGATGTTCGAATCGCTAGAAATGGTAAAAAGTTTATCGCGTTTACTTTTCAAGACAACTCAGGCACAATAGATGGCAAGTATTGGGGTGCGTCAGATGAAGACATTGCGACATTTACTACAGGAAATGTTGTGTTGTTGAATGGAAAGCGTGAACTTTATCAAAATATGCCGCAAGTGAAAATTATGCATCTTCGTTTGGCTAAAGAAGGTGAGCCAACAGATCCGTCGTTATACATGGAAAAAGCACCGATTGATATTGATGAGATGAAGCAAGAATTTAATGATTATTTGTTAGATATTACACAAGCAAAATGGCATCGAATTGTCCGTCATATTTTTAGTAAATATCAAAAAGAATTCTTTGAATATCCGGCTGCAAAACGTAATCATCATGCGTTTGCCGGAGGGCTTGCTTTTCATACATTAACGATGTTGCGATTGGCAAAATCAGTGGCAAATGAATACTCTGAGCTGAATCCATCTTTATTATATGCAGGGGTGATGTTGCATGATTTAGGGAAAGTCCATGAACTGTCAGGACCAGTTGCAACAGAGTACACATTAGCTGGAAATTTATTGGGACATATTGTCATGATTGATGAGGAAATTACAAAAGCATGTATTGAATTAAACATCCCTGAGTTAGATGAGGAAGTATTAGTTTTAAAACATGTGGTACTAGCTCATCATGGACTGTTAGAATATGGTTCTCCTGTTAGACCGAAAATTATGGAAGCAGAAGTCCTACATCATTTAGATAATCTAGATGCGTCAATTCAGATGATGTTAGGTTCTTTAAAACAAATTAATCCAGGTGAGTATACTGAACGTATTTTTGGATTAGATAATCGTAACTTTTACTTGCCGAATATATAA
- a CDS encoding ISL3 family transposase codes for MDNNTRKLLNLTDDSLIFNEDWLSREARNNRSVNMITGRLVNKDKQCKKCGCYQSVKNGTYQTISQLPEVERRPTYLKLHRERYLCRNCGSTFSASTSLVDDYCQISKQLKYQIAFDLKENQSRKKIAEYHSVSENTVKRVLVSFTNNQQPNFNFLPTALCVDEFSSTSDCHAGMSFICADAASKKIIDILPDKRLHKLVSYFMKYSRKSRLKVRFLVMDMNASYGQLLKTVFPNAEIVTDRFHIIQHINRSFNTLRIKEMKQLKRHNQEEGKQYRRLKRYWKLLLKDSSELNYKHFYYRPLFKRNMSSTELVDELLSYSSLLKKAYHFMQELKYAYRTNDYVLFLELCSKIPVELPKYFKDKFKIFGKFSQGVMNAFKYSYSNGFLEGINNKIKVIKRVAYGYRNFLLFKRRIFLIQNQVFQVK; via the coding sequence ATGGATAATAATACAAGAAAACTACTCAATTTAACAGATGATTCTCTTATTTTTAATGAGGATTGGTTGTCTCGCGAAGCGAGAAACAACCGCTCAGTTAACATGATTACAGGAAGATTAGTGAATAAAGATAAGCAATGCAAGAAATGTGGATGTTATCAATCCGTTAAAAATGGAACGTATCAAACCATTAGTCAATTGCCTGAAGTTGAACGTCGCCCAACTTATCTAAAACTTCACAGAGAACGTTACCTTTGTAGAAACTGTGGATCAACTTTCAGTGCTTCTACTTCTCTAGTAGATGACTATTGTCAAATTTCTAAACAGCTTAAATACCAAATTGCCTTTGACTTAAAAGAGAATCAATCACGTAAAAAAATCGCAGAATACCACAGTGTCTCTGAAAATACTGTTAAACGTGTGTTAGTATCATTTACGAATAATCAGCAACCTAATTTTAACTTCTTGCCCACAGCTCTTTGTGTAGATGAGTTTAGCTCTACTTCTGATTGTCATGCTGGAATGAGCTTTATTTGTGCTGATGCGGCATCTAAAAAAATAATCGATATCTTACCTGATAAAAGATTGCATAAGTTGGTTTCTTACTTTATGAAGTATTCCAGAAAATCACGTCTAAAAGTAAGATTTTTGGTCATGGACATGAATGCAAGTTACGGTCAACTATTAAAAACAGTCTTTCCAAACGCCGAAATCGTTACAGATCGATTTCATATCATTCAACATATTAACCGCTCTTTCAACACCTTAAGAATAAAAGAAATGAAACAGCTAAAACGCCACAATCAAGAGGAAGGAAAGCAGTATCGAAGATTAAAGCGTTATTGGAAACTCCTTTTAAAGGACAGTTCTGAATTAAACTATAAACACTTTTATTATCGTCCTTTATTCAAGAGAAATATGTCATCTACCGAATTGGTAGATGAGTTACTTTCTTATAGTTCTCTATTAAAAAAAGCGTATCATTTTATGCAAGAATTGAAGTATGCTTATAGAACCAACGATTATGTTTTATTTTTAGAGTTATGTTCAAAGATACCTGTTGAATTACCAAAGTATTTTAAAGATAAATTCAAGATATTTGGTAAGTTCTCCCAAGGAGTCATGAATGCCTTTAAATACTCCTATTCAAATGGTTTCTTAGAAGGCATTAATAATAAAATTAAAGTGATTAAACGTGTGGCCTATGGCTATCGAAACTTTCTACTATTCAAACGACGTATCTTTTTGATTCAAAATCAAGTTTTTCAGGTTAAATAA
- a CDS encoding class A sortase gives MGQKIKNFFFNLIMVILFLFGVALIFNNQIKNFLVKENTAQYQVNKITREDVVKNEKKDATFDFDQVESLDFNTVTKSRGRDVGDVIGGIAIPSVDLNLPILKGVSNYVISVGAGTMKPDQTMGNGNYALASHYMYDPTLLFAPLVRVELGSSIYLTDLEYIYEYKVTMKEYVEPTRVDVIEDVPGKRQVTLVTCDTSGEHRLILQGELVKKVNGKKAPKDMHDAFELAQNNYY, from the coding sequence ATGGGACAAAAAATTAAAAACTTCTTTTTTAATCTCATTATGGTGATTTTATTTCTTTTTGGCGTTGCATTAATTTTCAATAACCAAATTAAAAACTTTTTAGTAAAAGAAAATACTGCTCAATATCAAGTTAATAAAATTACACGAGAAGATGTCGTCAAAAATGAAAAGAAAGATGCAACATTTGATTTTGACCAAGTTGAGTCTTTAGACTTTAATACAGTAACAAAGTCTCGTGGCCGTGATGTAGGAGATGTTATTGGCGGAATCGCTATCCCTAGCGTGGATTTAAATTTACCCATTTTAAAAGGTGTGTCTAATTACGTCATTTCAGTCGGTGCCGGAACAATGAAGCCTGACCAAACAATGGGTAATGGAAATTACGCTCTAGCAAGTCATTATATGTATGATCCAACCCTTTTATTCGCACCACTCGTTCGAGTAGAATTAGGATCCTCTATTTATTTGACCGACTTAGAATATATTTACGAATATAAAGTCACAATGAAAGAGTACGTTGAGCCAACTCGTGTCGACGTCATCGAAGACGTTCCGGGAAAACGACAAGTCACATTAGTCACATGTGATACTTCAGGTGAGCACCGCCTCATTTTACAAGGTGAGCTAGTTAAGAAAGTTAATGGTAAAAAGGCACCTAAAGATATGCATGATGCCTTTGAATTAGCTCAAAACAATTATTATTAA
- a CDS encoding D-alanine--D-alanine ligase: MKIFLVYGGKSAEHDVSILSAFSILQAIYYNYYSVQLVYITQDGNWLKGRIYNEAPLNEDDLRLTIANAQPILPSDLKEGNAVIFPVLHGPNGEDGTIQGLFEVLNMPYVGAGVLASACAMDKIIGKQLFQQVGIPQLPYVAVTKNGYKDHQAEILAECEGSLIYPMFVKPANMGSSVGISKAESRDELIQAIDEAFRFDRRVIVEQGIEARELEIAVLGNDEIRTTLAGEIVKDVAFYTYESKYLDNKVELQIPADISGELQETLQYYARKAYQTLDGSGLSRCDFFLTANNEVFLNEVNTMPGFTPFSMYPLLWQNMGLNYGDLLEELIQLAKLRFEKKQQIEVEQL; this comes from the coding sequence ATGAAGATTTTTTTAGTATATGGTGGAAAAAGTGCTGAACATGATGTCTCAATACTGTCAGCATTTTCAATTTTACAAGCGATTTATTACAACTATTACTCTGTGCAATTAGTATATATTACTCAGGATGGTAACTGGTTAAAAGGACGTATATATAATGAAGCACCTTTAAATGAAGATGACTTACGATTAACGATTGCTAACGCACAACCGATTTTGCCAAGTGATTTAAAAGAGGGGAATGCTGTGATATTTCCAGTGCTCCATGGACCAAATGGAGAAGATGGAACTATTCAAGGATTGTTTGAAGTTCTTAATATGCCTTATGTCGGAGCAGGTGTGTTAGCTAGTGCGTGTGCGATGGATAAAATCATCGGTAAGCAATTATTCCAACAAGTAGGTATTCCGCAGTTACCGTATGTGGCTGTAACAAAAAATGGTTACAAAGACCATCAAGCAGAGATTTTAGCCGAATGTGAAGGCAGTTTGATTTATCCAATGTTTGTTAAGCCAGCTAATATGGGGTCAAGTGTTGGAATTAGTAAAGCAGAATCTCGAGATGAATTAATTCAAGCAATAGATGAAGCGTTTCGTTTTGATCGTCGTGTCATTGTCGAACAAGGAATCGAAGCTCGTGAACTAGAAATAGCGGTTCTTGGTAACGATGAAATCCGAACAACTTTAGCTGGAGAAATCGTTAAAGATGTTGCTTTTTACACATATGAGTCAAAATACTTGGATAATAAAGTGGAGTTACAAATTCCAGCTGATATATCAGGTGAGTTGCAAGAAACATTGCAATATTACGCTAGAAAAGCGTATCAAACATTGGACGGCAGTGGGTTAAGTCGTTGTGACTTTTTCTTAACAGCTAACAATGAAGTCTTTTTAAATGAAGTGAATACCATGCCAGGATTCACACCATTTAGTATGTATCCTTTGTTATGGCAAAATATGGGCTTAAATTATGGCGATTTATTAGAGGAATTAATCCAACTAGCTAAATTACGTTTTGAAAAAAAACAACAAATTGAAGTTGAACAGTTGTAG
- a CDS encoding UDP-N-acetylmuramoyl-tripeptide--D-alanyl-D-alanine ligase: MNLSVREIVAAVNGVNHATQHDDQCVESVEFDTRKVIENSLFVPLKGARDGHDFIPQAIESGASLVLSERELSEDVSYIKVKDTLVALQQLAQYFLEKVHPKVIGITGSNGKTTTKDMTEAVLSQHYKTYKTQGNYNNHIGLPYTILSMPEDTEMLVLEMGMDHKGEIEVLSNIAKPDIAAITLIGESHIEYLGSRAGIAEAKMEITAGLKEDGVLIIPNDEPLLKRMIIDVPQTVESFGVGTEATLSASLLSETKVDTQFETNLFEEEVFSIPVLGGYNVKNALIALLIGRFFNVPVSKMKNGLATFDLTKNRTEWLKTNDGIDLLSDVYNANPTAMKLVLDTFSALKLEGRKFVVLGDMLELGELSSQMHESVAEHISPQKIDQVYLYGEHMASLYNVLHNRMPQGSIHFYRKTEKKEMMTHLSEKIQPKDTVFLKASNGMGLSEVVEFLLKSHE; the protein is encoded by the coding sequence ATGAATTTATCAGTACGCGAGATTGTTGCAGCAGTTAATGGGGTAAATCATGCAACACAACATGACGACCAATGTGTTGAGTCGGTAGAATTTGATACTAGAAAAGTGATTGAAAATAGTTTGTTTGTTCCTCTTAAAGGAGCAAGAGATGGTCATGATTTTATTCCACAAGCCATTGAAAGTGGTGCGTCTTTAGTATTATCAGAAAGAGAATTGTCAGAGGATGTTTCCTATATCAAGGTAAAAGATACCTTAGTTGCATTACAACAATTAGCTCAATATTTTTTAGAAAAAGTACATCCAAAAGTAATTGGTATAACAGGTAGTAATGGGAAAACAACCACAAAAGATATGACAGAAGCAGTCTTGTCACAGCACTATAAAACATATAAAACACAAGGGAACTATAATAATCATATTGGCTTGCCTTACACGATTTTATCGATGCCAGAAGACACAGAAATGCTTGTTTTAGAGATGGGAATGGATCATAAAGGTGAAATCGAAGTGCTATCTAATATCGCAAAACCAGATATCGCTGCGATTACATTGATTGGCGAATCTCATATTGAGTATTTAGGTTCTAGAGCTGGTATTGCGGAAGCAAAAATGGAGATCACGGCAGGACTTAAAGAGGATGGCGTTTTGATTATCCCAAATGATGAGCCATTGTTAAAACGAATGATTATAGATGTGCCACAAACGGTTGAAAGTTTTGGTGTTGGAACAGAAGCAACTCTATCTGCCTCTCTCCTCTCAGAAACGAAAGTTGATACACAGTTTGAAACCAATCTATTTGAAGAAGAAGTATTTTCAATTCCTGTTTTAGGTGGATATAACGTAAAAAATGCTTTAATTGCATTATTGATTGGCCGCTTTTTCAATGTGCCAGTTTCAAAAATGAAAAATGGGCTGGCAACATTTGATTTAACTAAAAACAGAACAGAGTGGTTAAAAACAAATGACGGCATTGATCTTTTAAGTGACGTGTATAATGCTAATCCAACTGCAATGAAATTAGTGTTGGATACATTTTCAGCTTTGAAATTAGAAGGTAGAAAATTCGTTGTATTAGGAGATATGCTAGAGTTGGGAGAGCTTTCAAGTCAAATGCATGAAAGTGTCGCCGAACATATTTCACCCCAAAAAATTGACCAAGTGTATTTGTATGGTGAACACATGGCATCTCTTTATAACGTGTTACATAATAGAATGCCACAAGGGTCTATTCATTTTTACCGAAAAACAGAAAAAAAAGAAATGATGACACATTTATCGGAAAAAATACAGCCAAAAGACACTGTTTTTCTGAAAGCAAGCAATGGAATGGGACTGAGTGAAGTGGTAGAATTTTTATTAAAAAGTCACGAATAG